One Setaria italica strain Yugu1 chromosome I, Setaria_italica_v2.0, whole genome shotgun sequence DNA window includes the following coding sequences:
- the LOC101752754 gene encoding BEACH domain-containing protein C2-like isoform X2 gives MGEEDTGEMSDGSPPAPWEHGVDERFAAESLLPFGDEAYAVNDEEVSDTEMSACSPSAPSEPSPPLRRRLAPVVASDVPEEVVRAVDAVIMGGGVEHLREMVSEENGEVSHFIVDVLMVTMGGVDGLDEGAGDGLGAATGLPPSIMSSSRAAAIAAELVPYLPCGVEPSPRTRMARGLLATLSACTRNRTMCSASGLLAVLLDVAEKLFVGMGQGSKWDGTPIVQCIQVLGGHSVSVRDLHSWLLLIKKALVTRWATPLTLALENAVASNEAKGPAVTFEFDGESSGLLGPGDNRWPFSNGFGFATWIYVESFSASLDTDTASAAVAAAAASTSGKSSPSAAAAAACTLAGEGTKHMPRLFSFLTSDSHGIETYFNGQFLVVESGAGKGKASLHFTYEFKPRCWYFVGLEHTSKQALLGKAESELRLYVDGDLHESCPFEPPRIVKPLAFCCIGTNPSPTIAGLQRRRRQCPLFAEMGPIYIFTDPIGPERMSRLASRGGDALPSFGNGAGFPWKSTSNHIREAAEDSYALDIEIGGSLHLLYHPSLLNGRFCSDASPSGSTGTHRRPAEVLGMVHVSHRVRPAESLWALAYGGPMALLPLIVSNVEMDNLEPILGDLSLSLATASLSVPIFRIISLAVQHPGNKDELCRIHGPELLSQVLHYLLDTLSKIESGKKEILSAEELVTAIVSLCQSQRNDHGQKVQLFSTLLLDLKMWSSCNYFLQKKLLSSLADMVFAESTCMRDANALQMLLDGCRRCYWVIHEADSIDTFTLTGHERPLGNVNALVDELLVVIELLIGAAPSTFASDDVRCLVGFVVDCPQPNQVARVLLLIYRLIAHPNTSRANLFAQSFISRGVVEALLVLLQREAKSGDSNIFHSSNVPQNAASWNGSSNLTNKDLELKTANGEESCKDHQIQSVQHQEPTSHETGSGHESTSKWCLLKGQFLNNLGGIDVPNISDNVQNSVYNIDGGDGVLVGIVHVLGALVASGHLTFTSSTVRPKLPSGFLTTCKGEGNTMFEDRVSLLLFALQKAFQAAPKRLMTRNVYRALISSVIDVSSPKDNLKNLHDSGCHFKHIPLLMVLLCSLPYASRAFQAHAIQDLLYLVCSHPKNRSTMTSISEWPEWILEILISNHEMGDDKDSDGVSTCEVEELIHNFLVVMLEHSMRQKDGWKDVEAAIHCAEWLSMVGGSSTGDQRIRREESLPIFKRRLLGSLLDFSAQELQVQQTGGIAATAAGVAVEDLVPKETKVQAEKAANLSVALAENAIVLMMLVEDHLRSRSQHFFMSCLVDSAASPASVASLAASRSNSLSRSGSEHLEAGGSRQSLSSDAGGLPVDVLASTADTNGQLSAEVMERVTAAAAAEPYGSVRHAFVSYGSCISDLSEGWKYRTRLWYGVCIPPKSNVFGGGGSGFVSWKSVLEKDSNGNWIELPLVKKSVAMLQALLLDSGLGGCLATGVGSGPGMGVMGALNQLLDSDQPFFCMLRLILVSMREDDSGEDDIFTRNISMKNEISEGLGCQTGSMLPLDGHSSASIKKCPAALLWRVLGPILNMPVSETKRQRVLVASSILYSELWHAVSSDRKPLRKKYVGLIMPPFVAFLKRYRSILAGIHELTSPDAQNPLAVDDWASAADTSPVEVGVSMISPGWAAAFASPPVAMALAMIAAGASGTETIAPPTNKLRRRDTSLLERRSAKLHTFSSFQKPLDTTPSLPTSAPKDKAAAKAAALAAARDLERSAKIGSRRGLSAVAMATSVQRRSAGDIERAQRWNTSEAMGAAWMECLQSADSKSVSGRDFSALSYKYVALLVSSFALARNLQRVEMERRTQVEILNRSCMSIGLRAWRHLLHCLIETSRLYGPFGELLCTPDSIFWKLDLTESSLRMRRFMKRNYNWLNHLGATANYGEQKFLCDGADSNACHSEDGDSLPTNVLSTSSLITVDGGHEDIRQGETENICSSVDDQLTNSSPLDQSLTGSVDSRSSDFSGVRNLVRSTVVAPGYRPSNERIIIELPSMMIRPLKVVRGTFQVTSKRINFIVDEHTSDSYMDDITSTSGQYDQQDRDRSWLISSLHQIYSRRYLLRQSALELFMVDRSNFLFDFEDVGARTHAYRAIVHAKPPYLNDIFLATQRPEQILKQTQLMERWAKWEISNFEYLMELNTLAGRSYNDITQYPVFPWVIADYKSKTLDLESPSTYRDLSKPIGALNPARLKKFQDHYSSFKDPIIPKFHYSSHYSSPGTVLYYLSRIEPFSTLSAQLQRAKFDHDDCMFSDVNKTWNSVLEGLDDVKELVPELFYLPEVFTNLNSSGRLGSVALPPWAENPVDFIHIHRKALESDHVSTHLHEWIDLIFGYKQRGKDAVVANNVFPHVTYDGMVDIDKITDPMQRRATQNQISNFGQTPSQLLTVPHIRRRTLTEILQVQYMWHCTIGSQILQMG, from the exons ATGGGGGAGGAGGACACCGGCGAGATGTCCGAtggctcgccgcccgcgccgtggGAGCACGGCGTCGACGAGCGGTTCGCCGCCGAGTCGCTCCTCCCGTTCGGCGACGAGGCGTACGCCGTCAACGACGAGGAGGTATCGGACACGGAGATGAGCGCGTGCTCCCCGTCGGCCCCGTCGGAGCCCTCCCCGCCGCTGCGGAGGCGCCTGGCTCCGGTAGTGGCGTCGGACGtgccggaggaggtggtgcgcgCCGTGGACGCGGTGATCATGGGCGGCGGGGTCGAGCACCTCCGCGAGATGGTCTCAGAGGAGAACGGCGAGGTCTCGCATTTCATCGTGGACGTGCTGATGGTCACGATGGGCGGCGTGGACGGCCTCGACGAGGGCGCGGGCGACGGCCTCGGCGCGGCCACCGGGTTGCCGCCCAGCATCATGTCCAGCTCGCGCGCGGCCGCGATAGCGGCCGAGCTCGTGCCCTACCTCCCCTGCGGCGTCGAGCCGTCGCCGCGCACCCGCATGGCCCGCGGCCTCCTTGCCACCCTCAGCGCTTGCACCCGCAACCGCACCATGTGCTCCGCTTCCGGCCTCCTCGCAGTCCTCCTCGACGTCGCAGAGAAGCTGTTCGTCGGAATGGGTCAGGGCAGCAAGTGGGACGGGACGCCGATTGTGCAGTGCATTCAAGTGCTGGGTGGGCACTCGGTCAGTGTCAGGGACTTGCATTCCTGGCTCCTTTTGATCAAGAAAGCTCTCGTCACGCGGTGGGCCACGCCGCTGACTCTCGCTTTGGAGAACGCCGTGGCAAGCAACGAGGCTAAAGGGCCGGCGGTGACCTTTGAGTTCGACGGGGAGAGCTCCGGTTTGCTCGGCCCTGGGGATAACCGGTGGCCGTTCTCTAATGGCTTTGGGTTTGCCACATGGATATACGTTGAGTCTTTCTCAGCCTCGCTCGACACAGATACGGCATCTGCGGCCGTTGCAGCCGCTGCAGCATCAACATCTGGGAAGTCATCAccttcggcggcggctgctgctgcctgcacGCTTGCGGGAGAAGGAACAAAGCACATGCCCCGGCTTTTCAGTTTCCTCACTTCGGATAGCCATGGCATTGAGACCTATTTCAATGGCCAGTTTCTAGTTGTGGAGAGTGGGGCTGGGAAGGGAAAGGCCTCTCTCCATTTCACTTATGAATTCAAACCACGGTGCTGGTACTTTGTTGGTCTGGAGCATACAAGCAAGCAAGCTTTGCTTGGGAAGGCTGAGAGTGAATTGCGTTTGTATGTGGATGGGGACCTTCACGAAAGCTGTCCATTTGAGCCCCCGCGCATCGTGAAACCACTGGCTTTTTGCTGCATTGGGACCAACCCATCACCAACTATCGCTGGCCTtcaacggcgccggcggcaatgTCCATTGTTTGCAGAGATGGGACCTATCTATATATTTACAGATCCTATTGGGCCAGAGAGAATGAGTCGACTAGCTTCCAGGGGAGGAGATGCACTTCCCAGTTTCGGCAATGGTGCTGGTTTTCCTTGGAAATCTACAAGTAATCACATAAGGGAAGCTGCAGAAGATAGTTATGCACTTGATATTGAGATTGGTGGAAGCTTACATCTTCTCTACCATCCCAGCCTGCTCAATGGCCGGTTTTGCTCTGATGCTTCACCTTCTGGCTCAACAG GTACTCACCGAAGGCCTGCAGAAGTTCTTGGCATGGTTCATGTTTCTCATCGTGTGCGGCCagctgaatctttatgggcttTGGCTTATGGAGGTCCAATGGCATTACTACCACTAATTGTGAGCAATGTCGAGATGGATAACCTGGAACCCATACTTGGCGATTTGTCTTTGTCTCTTGCCACCGCGTCTCTTTCTGTCCCTATTTTCAGGATCATTTCCTTGGCTGTTCAACATCCTGGAAATAAAGATGAGTTGTGCCGTATTCATGGACCAGAGCTGCTATCACAAGTTTTACATTATCTGTTGGACACACTGTCCAAAATAGAAAGTGGAAAGAAAGAGATACTGAGTGCTGAGGAGCTTGTTACTGCAATTGTATCTTTGTGTCAGTCTCAAAGAAACGATCATGGTCAAAAGGTGCAGCTCTTCAGCACTTTGCTGTTGGACCTGAAGATGTGGAGTTCATGCAACTATTTTTTGCAGAAAAAGCTTCTCTCTTCACTTGCAGACATGGTTTTTGCTGAATCTACTTGCATGCGTGATGCAAACGCACTGCAAATGCTTCTTGATGGATGCAGAAGGTGTTATTGGGTAATTCATGAAGCAGATTCAATTGATACCTTCACACTTACTGGACATGAGAGACCTTTAGGAAATGTAAATGCTTTGGTTGATGAGCTTTTGGTTGTTATTGAACTGTTGATAGGAGCAGCACCTTCTACGTTTGCTTCTGATGATGTTCGTTGTTTGGTTGGATTTGTCGTCGACTGCCCACAACCTAATCAG GTTGCTAGGGTGTTGCTTCTCATCTACAGATTGATTGCACATCCAAACACTTCTAGAGCTAACTTGTTTGCTCAGTCCTTCATTTCTCGTGGAGTAGTAGAAGCATTACTTGTTCTTTTGCAGAGGGAGGCTAAATCTGGTGATAGCAATATTTTCCACAGCAGTAATGTGCCACAAAATGCTGCTTCGTGGAATGGATCTTCTAATCTTACTAATAAGGATTTGGAACTAAAAACTGCTAATGGTGAAGAAAGCTGCAAGGATCATCAGATTCAGTCAGTGCAGCATCAAGAACCAACCTCCCATGAAACTGGCAGTGGACATGAGTCTACTAGCAAATGGTGCCTACTAAAGGGTCAGTTCCTAAATAATTTGGGTGGCATCGATGTCCCAAATATCTCTGACAATGTCCAAAATAGCGTATACAATATCGATGGTGGTGATGGAGTTCTTGTTGGGATAGTCCATGTTTTGGGTGCTTTAGTTGCATCAGGCCACCTGACTTTTACCTCATCTACTGTGAGACCGAAGTTGCCAAGTGGTTTTCTGACTACCTGTAAAGGAGAAGGAAATACCATGTTTGAAGACAGAGTATCTTTACTGCTCTTTGCATTGCAGAAAGCTTTCCAAGCAGCCCCAAAAAGGCTTATGACCAGAAATGTCTACCGGGCATTAATTTCTTCAGTG ATCGATGTTTCTTCACCAAAAGATAACCTAAAAAACCTACATGATTCTGGTTGTCATTTTAAACACATTCCACTTTTGATGGTCCTACTCTGTTCTCTTCCATATGCATCACGGGCATTCCAAGCTCATGCTATTCAG GATCTTCTATATTTGGTTTGTAGTCATCCCAAGAATAGAAGTACAATGACTTCCATCAGCGAATGGCCCGAATGGATATTGGAAATTTTGATTTCTAATCATGAG ATGGGGGACGACAAAGATTCAGATGGTGTAAGCACATGTGAGGTTGAAGAACTCATACACAATTTTCTAGTTGTTATGCTGGAGCATTCAATGCGACAAAAAGATGGGTGGAAG GATGTAGAGGCAGCAATACATTGTGCAGAATGGCTTTCAATGGTTGGAGGATCTAGCACCGGTGACCAAAGAATTAG GCGTGAAGAATCATTACCAATTTTCAAAAGGAGATTACTGGGTAGCCTGCTTGATTTTTCTGCCCAGGAGCTTCAAGTTCAG CAAACTGGAGGAATTGCTGCCACAGCAGCTGGTGTTGCAGTGGAGGATTTAGttcctaaagaaacaaaagtACAAGCAGAGAAAGCTGCCAATCTCTCGGTAGCATTGGCTGAGAATGCAATTGTCCTGATGATGCTTGTAGAAGATCATCTGAGGTCACGCAGTCAACACTTTTTCATGTCCTGTTTGGTTGATAGTGCTGCCTCACCTGCCTCAGTGGCTTCATTAGCTGCCAGTAGGTCAAATTCGCTGAGTAGATCTGGCAGTGAGCATTTGGAAGCTGGGGGCTCAAGGCAGTCTTTGTCCAGTGATGCTGGTGGTCTTCCAGTTGAT GTTCTTGCTTCTACGGCAGATACAAACGGACAACTTTCTGCTGAGGTGATGGAACGCgtaacagcagcagcagcagctgagcCTTATGGATCGGTCAGGCATGCATTTGTATCTTATGGGAGCTGTATTTCAGACCTTTCAGAAGGGTGGAAGTACAGAACCCGATTGTGGTATGGTGTATGCATTCCGCCCAAATCTAATGTGTTTGGTGGTGGGGGAAGTGGTTTTGTATCATGGAAATCTGTTCTTGAAAAGGACTCCAATGGAAACTGGATTGAACTTCCATTAGTAAAGAAATCAGTTGCTATGCTGCAGGCACTTCTATTGGATTCTGGACTTGGGGGTTGCCTTGCTACTGGAGTTGGATCTGGGCCTGGCATGGGTGTTATGGGTGCCCTTAATCAGTTGTTAGATAGTGACCAGCCATTTTTTTGTATGCTCCGGTTGATCCTTGTTTCAATGAGGGAGGATGACAGTGGGGAAGATGACATTTTCACGAGGAACATTAGCATGAAGAATGAGATCTCAGAAGGATTGGGCTGTCAAACTGGAAGCATGCTGCCACTTGATGGTCACTCCAGTGCATCAATCAAAAAATGTCCGGCTGCACTTCTGTGGAG AGTGCTTGGCCCTATTTTAAATATGCCAGTTTCAGAAACTAAGAGACAGCGAGTTCTGGTTGCTTCTTCTATTCTTTATTCAGAG TTATGGCATGCTGTAAGCAGTGACAGAAAACCATTGAGGAAAAAGTATGTTGGGTTGATCATGCCACCATTTGTAGCTTTTCTGAAAAGATATCGATCTATTTTGGCTGGTATACATGAGCTTACATCTCCAGATGCGCAAAATCCACTAGCTGTTGATGACTGGGCTTCAGCAGCAGACACTTCACCTGTTGAG GTTGGTGTTTCAATGATATCACCTGGCTGGGCTGCTGCTTTTGCCTCTCCACCAGTTGCAATGGCATTGGCCATGATTGCTGCTGGTGCCTCTGGGACAGAAACAATAGCACCGCCAACTAATAAATTGCGCAGGCGTGACACCTCATTGCTTGAGCGTAGATCAGCTAAATTGCACACATTCTCAAGCTTTCAGAAGCCTCTAGATACTACACCAAGCTTGCCTACATCGGCACCAAAGGACAAAGCAGCTGCAAAAGCTGCAGCCTTGGCTGCTGCTCGTGACCTTGAGCGTAGTGCAAAGATTGGTTCGAGAAGGGGTCTTAGTGCTGTAGCAATGGCAACTTCAGTACAAAGGAGATCTGCCGGTGATATTGAGCGTGCACAAAGGTGGAACACGTCTGAAGCTATGGGTGCTGCGTGGATGGAGTGTCTGCAGTCTGCTGATTCAAAGTCTGTTTCAGGAAGAGATTTTTCTGCCCTTTCGTACAAATACGTTGCACTTCTTGTTTCCAGTTTCGCCTTAGCACGGAATTTGCAGCGAGTTGAG ATGGAGAGGCGAACACAGGTTGAAATATTGAACCGTAGTTGCATGTCAATTGGACTTCGGGCATGGCGGCATCTTCTTCATTGCTTGATAGAGACAAGTAGACTCTATGGGCCTTTCGGAGAACTCCTGTGCACCCCTGATAGT ATTTTCTGGAAGTTAGATTTAACTGAAAGTTCATTAAGAATGAGAAGATTTATGAAAAGAAACTACAATTGGTTGAATCACTTGGGTGCTACTGCTAATTATGGGGAGCAGAAGTTTCTTTGTGATGGAGCAGACTCCAATGCGTGCCACTCAGAAGATGGAGACTCTTTACCTACAAATGTTCTTTCAACAAGTTCTTTGATTACAGTGGATGGAGGACATGAAGACATTCGGCAGGGTGAAACTGagaatatttgcagcagtgTAGATGATCAACTGACAAATTCATCACCACTTGATCAGTCTTTGACTGGATCAGTGGATTCAAGAAGTTCTGACTTTTCTGGTGTTCGCAACTTGGTCCGATCCACAGTAGTTGCACCTGGTTATAGGCCTAGTAATGAGAGAATTATTATTGAACTTCCTTCAATGATGATTCGGCCGTTGAAGGTTGTACGAGGAACCTTCCAA GTCACATCAAAGAGGATTAACTTTATCGTTGATGAGCATACAAGTGACAGTTACATGGATGATATCACATCAACTAGTGGCCAATATGATCAGCAAGATAGAGATCGGAGCTGGCTCATATCGTCACTTCATCAGATTTATAGTAGAAG ATATTTGCTACGCCAAAGCGCTTTGGAATTGTTCATGGTAGACAGGTCAAACTTCTTATTTGATTTCGAG GATGTAGGAGCACGTACTCATGCATATCGGGCCATTGTTCACGCCAAACCTCCTTACTTGAACGACATTTTCCTTGCTACCCAA AGGCCTGAGCAAATCCTCAAGCAGACACAATTGATGGAGCGCTGGGCTAAATGGGAG ATTAGCAATTTCGAGTATTTAATGGAACTGAACACTCTTGCTGGCCGCAGTTACAACGATATTACTCAG TATCCTGTTTTTCCATGGGTGATAGCAGATTACAAATCCAAAACCTTGGATTTGGAAAGTCCGTCCACATACCGAGATCTTTCGAAG CCAATTGGTGCACTAAATCCTGCACGGTTGAAGAAATTCCAAGATCATTACTCCAGTTTCAAGGATCCGATCATCCCGAAATTTCACTACAGTTCACATTATTCTAGTCCTGGCACG GTATTGTATTACCTTTCCAGGATAGAGCCTTTTAGTACCCTCTCTGCTCAGCTGCAACGTGCCAAGTTTGATCATGATGATTGCATGTTCTCTGATGTCAACAAAACATGGAACAGTGTTCTTGAGGGCTTGGATGATGTAAAAGAGCTA GTTCCAGAGTTGTTTTACCTTCCTGAGGTATTTACTAATTTGAACTCAAGCGGAAGACTAG GCTCTGTAGCACTGCCTCCCTGGGCTGAGAACCCTGTTGATTTTATTCATATACATCGTAAAGCTCTCGAGAGTGATCATGTCTCCACTCATTTGCATGAATGGATCGATCTAATATTTGG ATATAAACAGAGAGGTAAAGATGCAGTGGTAGCCAACAATGTCTTCCCTCATGTTACATATGATGGGATGGTGGATATTGATAAAATCACTGATCCA ATGCAACGGCGAGCTACACAAAATCAAATATCCAATTTTGGACAGACGCCATCTCAGCTGTTGACAGTTCCCCACATAAGAAGAAGGACGTTGACAGAAATCTTACAGGTGCAG TACATGTGGCATTGCACCATTGGCAGCCAAATACTCCAGATGGGCTAG